A single window of Dermacentor albipictus isolate Rhodes 1998 colony chromosome 1, USDA_Dalb.pri_finalv2, whole genome shotgun sequence DNA harbors:
- the LOC139054381 gene encoding gem-associated protein 5-like — MLCLPPAPNWYKPFATGGCDSGFYCYAAKDTVVVLDARNGAPVLRDWLVVAPSTEIVASVMFCRSERADADEVPALLTVTSDGVVQVWDVKARAVRHTVSSQSSACCADWRGALSTSVVFSGKASRILKWNLITGAVVPAGGRPQEKEITILRCHPTNPDVVAVGYYSGAVVVQGLKKGSNVLYKLKGHSLMVLSLSWNITPGEDPSQHPLCLCSTALDRTLKIWDVAGETLLASLRVPSSKKGRSTNIRDKWIAACWIPGGGPKIVSSSISGDVCIYDPNAVKAFTFLDHDADSGGHTASVYNVCIVGGAEKGTKMYVVSASEDRNIVFWDLVTKKSAYCISCAGWLIYSLAFSPFACATLAVGVGDGSVKVWRTDCVTNPYCAKVLTVGKKDGVRTLAWHPKKEAILALGTDEGKVCVADINTRQVTVSKTFHKRTTYALCWADLVLSEGASPETCLLSCDGRRVQIHRLSKLDKDAADIESILFSPTEKKVHPKCVCVAFNQDLGILTLSYSDGLVELFKSCEGPLLKKVARLEVQRKPAECLAWHPAKAPFSDCNSRLMYWLAFSSTDGKISVLDLSRLEKHNLSVYKVLQPTLQFSGQSNKVVSLAWSPFRDNLLASASFNQTVQVWDIDKAQLVATYQGHTRRVFSVCWSPVDSDILFSGGADNIVRCWKLSEQHRHLMYIVMNMNLDYALETAADHRWPNSPSDASLSRRAWFEMCERYAAQITNEEHHRAVLYYLAFHKVEEVLDLCENSLHHEALAIARAHLSGDDLEVEKIYALWAERVAGVGNFEQATKCYFAIGHSDKAVSDEMKRPTLTQIIHLNSKKERPALQPLSCPPY; from the exons ATGTTGTGCCTGCCTCCAGCGCCGAACTGGTACAAACCCTTTGCAACTGGGGGCTGTGACTCCGGATTCTACTGCTACGCGGCGAAAGACACCGTTGTCGTTCTCGACGCCAGGAATGGCGCGCCCGTCTTGAGAGATTGGCTGGTGGTAGCGCCAAGTACGGAAATAGTTGCTTCTGTCATGTTCTGTCGCAGCGAACGTGCCGACGCTGACGAGGTGCCCGCGTTGCTAACCGTCACCAGCGACGGCGTGGTACAAGTGTGGGATGTGAAAGCGCGAGCCGTTAGGCACACGGTGTCGTCTCAGTCTTCGGCATGCTGCGCCGACTGGAGAGGCGCGCTGTCGACGTCCGTGGTCTTCAGCGGCAAAGCCAGCAGGATACTCAAGTGGAACCTCATCACCGGAGCCGTCGTACCAGCGGGCGGCCGACCGCAGGAGAAAGAGATAACAATTCTGCGCTGTCATCCGACCAACCCAGACGTCGTCGCAGTTGGTTACTACAGCGGCGCTGTCGTCGTGCAAGGGCTTAAAAAGGGAAGCAATGTCCTTTACAAGCTTAAGGGACACAGCCTTATGGTGCTATCGTTATCTTGGAACATTACGCCTGGGGAAGACCCTTCGCAGCACCCGCTCTGCCTGTGTTCGACTGCGCTCGATCGCACTCTGAAGATATGGGACGTGGCTGGAGAAACACTTTTGGCGTCGCTCAGAGTTCCGTCATCCAAAAAGGGCAGAAGCACAAACATTCGGGACAAATGGATAGCCGCCTGCTGGATTCCGGGCGGTGGGCCAAAGATTGTTAGCTCATCAATCAGTGGAGATGTGTGTATTTATGACCCTAATGCAGTGAAAGCGTTCACTTTCTTGGACCATGATGCAGACTCGGGAGGACACACTGCATCAGTGTACAATGTGTGCATCGTTGGAGGTGCCGAGAAAGGAACAAAAATGTATGTTGTTTCTGCATCGGAAGATCGAAACATTGTCTTTTGGGATCTAGTGACCAAGAAGTCAGCGTACTGCATTTCATGCGCCGGGTGGTTAATCTACTCCCTTGCATTTTCGCCTTTCGCCTGCGCCACACTTGCTGTTGGTGTAGGCGATGGAAGCGTCAAGGTATGGCGGACCGACTGTGTCACAAACCCCTACTGTGCCAAGGTGCTCACTGTTGGAAAGAAAGACGGGGTCCGCACACTTGCTTGGCACCCCAAAAAGGAAGCTATTCTTGCACTGGGTACTGACGAAGGAAAAGTCTGCGTGGCAGACATCAATACGCGGCAGGTCACGGTGTCAAAAACCTTTCACAAGAGGACAACTTACGCTCTTTGCTGGGCGGACCTTGTTCTCAGTGAAGGAGCATCTCCTGAGACGTGTTTGCTCTCGTGTGATGGTAGAAGGGTGCAAATTCACAGGCTTTCCAAGCTTGACAAAGATGCTGCAGATATTGAGAGCATTTTATTTAGCCCAACCGAAAAGAAGGTGCACCCCAAATGTGTCTGTGTAGCTTTCAACCAGGACCTTGGCATCTTGACACTTTCCTATTCCGATGGCCTCGTAGAGCTCTTCAAGAGTTGTGAAGGCCCACTGTTAAAGAAGGTTGCTCGCCTTGAAGTGCAAAGGAAGCCTGCGGAATGTCTTGCATGGCATCCTGCTAAGGCACCATTTTCTGACTGCAACAGCCGCTTGATGTACTGgcttgctttttcatccactgaTGGAAAGATATCCGTCCTTGACTTGAGCAGACTCGAAAAACATAACCTCAGTGTCTACAAAGTTCTTCAGCCGACCCTGCAGTTTTCGGGGCAGAGTAACAAAGTCGTGTCACTTGCGTGGAGCCCTTTTCGAGATAACTTGCTGGCATCTGCTTCATTCAACCAAACAGTCCAGGTTTGGGATATTGACAAAGCCCAACTTGTTGCAACGTATCAAGGCCACACAAGGCGCGTGTTCAGTGTTTGCTGGAGCCCTGTCGACTCGGACATTCTATTTAGTGGAGGGGCAGACAACATCGTAAGATGTTGGAAGCTCTCTGAACAGCATCG TCACCTCATGTACATTGTCATGAACATGAACCTCGACTACGCGTTAGAA ACAGCAGCGGATCACCGATGGCCTAATAGCCCAAGCGATGCATCACTGTCTAGACGTGCGTGGTTCGAAATGTGCGAGCGGTATGCTGCCCAGATAACAAATGAAGAACACCACCGTGCTGTGCTTTACTACTTGGCCTTTCACAAGGTTGAAGAAGTGTTGGACCTTTGCGAAAACAGCCTGCACCATGAAGCCCTCGCTATTGCTAGGGCGCACCTCTCAGGGGATGATCTTGAAGTTGAAAAGATATATGCATTGTGGGCTGAGAGGGTGGCGGGAGTTGGCAACTTCGAGCAGGCCACCAAATGTTACTTTGCCATCGGGCATTCCGACAAAGCGGTTTCTGATGAAATGAAGAGACCCACACTAACTCAGATCATCCACTTAAATAGCAAGAAAGAGCGGCCTGCACTGCAACCACTTTCCTGTCCTCCATACTGA